A region of the Nocardia nova SH22a genome:
CTTCCGGCGCGGTGGATATCTCGAGCACGCCCAGCGCTACGTCCGCGCGGCGGAGGTGATCGACGCGACCCGCGCGATCTGGGACAGTCGCGTCGGCGGGACGCCGGTCGTCGACCGCGCACGCGGAATATTCGACGCACCGGCGTCCCGATTCGCCTATCGCGGAACCCAATTCGACATCCAGGGCACCTTCGCCCTGCCGGTGAGCCCGCAGGGGTATCCGGTCCAGATCCAGGCCGGGGATTCCGACGAGGGCCGCGAATTCGCCGCGGCCAAGGCCGACGCGGTGTTCAGCCGCCACGGCGAACTCGAGGACGGCAAGGTCTTCTACACCGACGTGAAGTCCAGGCTCGCCAAATACGGCCGCGCGCGCGACGATCTGAAGATCCTGCCCGCCGCGACCTTCGTCCTGGGCGACACCGCTGCCGACGCGCAGGAGCGGGCCCACGACATCCGGCTGCGCCAGGTCGGCCCGCAGACGGCGATCGCCTTCCTCGAACAGGTCTGGGGCCGTGACCTTTCCGGCTACGATCCCGACGGTCCGCTACCGGATGTCGATCCGGTCGACAACGCGACCATCACCCGTGGCCGTGTCCGCCATGCCAAGGATCCGGCCGAGGTCGCGCGTTCCTGGCGGGAGCGGGCGGAGGCGGAGAAGCTGAGTATCCGCGAGCTGATCATCGAGGTCACCGCGCGCCAGCAGTTCGTCGGTACCCCCGCGCAGGTCGCCGCCGAGATCGACCTCTACGTGCAGTCCGATGCCGCCGACGGCTTCGTCCTGGTACCGCATCTCACCCCGGCCGGACTCGACGAGTTCGTGGCGAAGGTGGTGCCGGAACTGCAGGACCGCGGCAGTTTCCGCACCGAATACCGGGGCGCGACGCTGCGCGACCATCTCGACCTACGCCATCCTCATCACGGCACCGAAGGAGTGCGTGCGTCATGACCGTGCCGCTGTCGGTACTCGACCTGTCCCCCATCAGCACCGGATCCACCGCACAGCAGGCGCTGCGCAACACCATCGATCTGGCTCGGCACGCCGAGGCGTGGGGGTATCGCCGATTCTGGGTCGCCGAACACCACTTCGTCGCGGTCGCCTCGTCCGCGCCCACCACACTGATCGCACTGATAGCAGCCGCCACTGAGACCATCCGGGTCGGATCGGCGGCCGTGCAGGTGGGTCACCACACCTCCGCGGCGGTCGTCGAGGCGTTCGGCACCATCGACGCACTGTATCCGGGCAGGCTCGATCTGGGACTGGGCCGCTCGGCCCACCGCCTCGCCGAGGTGCGCTCGGCCGGGGTGCCACCGGCTCCGGTTCCGGACCGGCCGACCCAGGTCCGCGACGGTGTCGTGATCCCGGCGCCGTTCAAATCGGAACGACTGCTCGATACCGCCCGGCTGGCCGCGAGTTTCGAGGCGCTGCAACTGCCGGGGACGCAACCGCTGGACTACGGGCTGCAGGTCCGGGAAATCCGCGATCTGCTGAACGGGAACTACCGCAGCTCGAAAGATGTTGCGCTGCATGCCGTTCCCGGCGAGAACGCCGATGTCCAGGTGTGGCTGTTCGGTAGTTCGGCCGGTGAGAGCGCACAGCTCGCGGGACGGCTGGGACTGCCGTTCGCGGCCAATTATCACGTCTCCCCCGGCACCGTCGTCGAAACCGTGGAAGCCTATCGTGCCGCGTTCCGGCCCTCCGCCCACCTCGAACGGCCGTATCTGGTGGTGTCGGCGGATGTGGTCGTCGCCGACGACGATGCCACCGCGGCCCATCTGGCCTCGACCTACGGTCACTGGGTCTACAGCATCCGCAGCGGCGCCGGCGCCGCGGAATATCTCGACCCCGACACCGCGCCCGCGCTGACCGAGCAACAGCAGCGCCTGGTCCACGACCGGGTGACCACGCAGTTCGTCGGCGCGCCGGGCACGGTCGCCGAACGCCTGTCGGCGCTGCAGGAACTCACGGGCGCCGATGAACTGGTGATCACCAGCGTCACGCACAGCCACGAAGACCGGTTGCGCTCACACCGGCTGCTCGCCGCGGAATGGGGTCTGCCGCGGGCGAAGGCGGCCTGATCACACCTACAATGGACCGGTGAGTCCAGCGACAGCCAAGGCGACGGCCGCATTGACCGCCAAGGGCGCGGCCACCCGGCAGCGCATCATCGAGGGCGCGGCGGCGGAGATCCGCGCCCGCGGTGTCGCGGTGGCCACACTCGACGATGTCCGGGCACGCACCGGCACCTCGAAAAGCCAGCTGTTCCACTACTTCCCGGAGGGTAAGGAGCAACTGCTGCTGGCGGTGGCCCGGCACGAGGCCGACGCGGTACTGGCCGATCAGCAACCCCATCTCGGCGCCCTGGACTCCTGGGCGGCCTGGCAGCGGTGGCGTGATGTGGTGGTCGACCGCTACCGGCAGCAGGGGCAGTTCTGCCCGCTGTCGGTCCTGATGTCGGAACTCGGCCGCACCACCCCGGGTGCGCAGCAGGTCACCGCCGAACTCCTGCGGCAGTGGCACGGCGACATCGAGCGCGGTATCCGCACGATGCAGGCGGACGGGCGTAT
Encoded here:
- a CDS encoding TetR/AcrR family transcriptional regulator, yielding MSPATAKATAALTAKGAATRQRIIEGAAAEIRARGVAVATLDDVRARTGTSKSQLFHYFPEGKEQLLLAVARHEADAVLADQQPHLGALDSWAAWQRWRDVVVDRYRQQGQFCPLSVLMSELGRTTPGAQQVTAELLRQWHGDIERGIRTMQADGRIAGQVDPYRAAAALLAGIQGGVGILLATGDIGFLEAALDTGIAALREGAG
- a CDS encoding NtaA/DmoA family FMN-dependent monooxygenase (This protein belongs to a clade of FMN-dependent monooxygenases, within a broader family of flavin-dependent oxidoreductases, the luciferase-like monooxygenase (LMM) family, some of whose members use coenzyme F420 rather than FMN.), whose translation is MPNHKVRKQIHLAAHFPGVNNTTVWSVPESGSQIDFESFAHLARTAERGLFDFFFLAEGLRLREHRGRIFDLDVVGRPDTFTVLNALAGVTTRLGLAGTINTTFNEPFELARQFATLDHLSGGRAAWNAVTSSDAFTGENFRRGGYLEHAQRYVRAAEVIDATRAIWDSRVGGTPVVDRARGIFDAPASRFAYRGTQFDIQGTFALPVSPQGYPVQIQAGDSDEGREFAAAKADAVFSRHGELEDGKVFYTDVKSRLAKYGRARDDLKILPAATFVLGDTAADAQERAHDIRLRQVGPQTAIAFLEQVWGRDLSGYDPDGPLPDVDPVDNATITRGRVRHAKDPAEVARSWRERAEAEKLSIRELIIEVTARQQFVGTPAQVAAEIDLYVQSDAADGFVLVPHLTPAGLDEFVAKVVPELQDRGSFRTEYRGATLRDHLDLRHPHHGTEGVRAS
- a CDS encoding LLM class flavin-dependent oxidoreductase, producing MTVPLSVLDLSPISTGSTAQQALRNTIDLARHAEAWGYRRFWVAEHHFVAVASSAPTTLIALIAAATETIRVGSAAVQVGHHTSAAVVEAFGTIDALYPGRLDLGLGRSAHRLAEVRSAGVPPAPVPDRPTQVRDGVVIPAPFKSERLLDTARLAASFEALQLPGTQPLDYGLQVREIRDLLNGNYRSSKDVALHAVPGENADVQVWLFGSSAGESAQLAGRLGLPFAANYHVSPGTVVETVEAYRAAFRPSAHLERPYLVVSADVVVADDDATAAHLASTYGHWVYSIRSGAGAAEYLDPDTAPALTEQQQRLVHDRVTTQFVGAPGTVAERLSALQELTGADELVITSVTHSHEDRLRSHRLLAAEWGLPRAKAA